Proteins encoded by one window of Megachile rotundata isolate GNS110a chromosome 10, iyMegRotu1, whole genome shotgun sequence:
- the ERR gene encoding estrogen-related receptor isoform X10 — MEVPADYGGGGGSPGSPEMHHCSSTTQPLGTPEEGVKEEDMIPRRLCLVCGDVASGFHYGVASCEACKAFFKRTIQASNFTGNIEYTCPANGECEINKRRRKACQACRFQKCLRQGMLKEGVRLDRVRGGRQKYRRSTDPYTPVKTAPLEANVGTGASNEIINNKMLEALAACEPDMLQVSNLSHTLDTDQRVLGQLSDLYDRELVGIIGWAKQIPGFSGLALNDQMRLLQSTWAEILTFSLAWRSMPNNGRLRFAQDFTLDERLARECHCTELYTHCIQIVERLQRLGLTREEYYMLKALILANSDARSDEPQALYRFRDTILNSLSDCVAAIRPGQALRATQNMFLVLPSLRQVDGIVRRFWSSVYRTGKVPMNKLFVEMLEAAYYR; from the exons ATGGAGGTTCCAGCCGATTATGGCGGAGGTGGAGGTAGCCCTGGTAGTCCCGAAATGCATCACTGTTCGTCCACCACGCAACCCTTAGGGACACCGGAG GAAGGTGTCAAAGAAGAAGACATGATACCGAGAAGGTTGTGCCTTGTTTGCGGAGACGTCGCGAGTGGATTTCATTATGGGGTCGCGTCTTGCGAAGCGTGCAAGGCTTTTTTCAAAAGAACCATACAAG cgAGTAATTTCACAGGTAACATCGAGTATACGTGTCCAGCGAATGGCGAGTGCGAGATAAACAAACGGAGAAGGAAAGCGTGTCAGGCGTGTAGATTTCAAAAGTGCCTTCGACAAGGCATGTTGAAAGAAGGAGTTCGATTGGATCGCGTCCGAGGAGGTAGACAAAAATATAGAAGGTCCACCGATCCTTATACGCCGGTGAAGACAGCTCCGTTGGAAG CAAACGTAGGGACAGGAGCTTCTAACGAAATAATAA ATAACAAAATGCTGGAAGCACTGGCTGCCTGTGAGCCTGATATGTTGCAAGTGTCCAATCTCTCTCATACTCTCGATACGGATCAGAGAGTACTCGGTCAATTATCCGACTTGTACGATCGAGAATTGGTTGGAATAATCG GTTGGGCAAAACAAATCCCTGGATTCAGCGGTTTAGCGTTGAACGACCAGATGCGACTGTTGCAAAGTACGTGGGCTGAAATCTTGACGTTCAGTCTAGCGTGGAGAAGTATGCCCAATAATGGTAGATTAAGATTTGCCCAAGATTTTACCCTCGACGAGAGACTCGCGCGCGAATGCCATTGTACGGAGCTGTACACGCAT TGTATTCAAATCGTTGAAAGGCTTCAACGATTGGGCCTGACCAGGGAAGAATATTACATGCTGAAAGCGTTGATACTGGCGAATAGCGATGCAAGATCGGACGAGCCACAAGCGCTTTATCGTTTTCGTGATACTATTTTGAATTCTCTCTCGGATTGCGTGGCCGCAATAAGACCCGGACAAGCATTGCGCGCCACACAAAACATGTTCCTAGTGTTGCCCAGTCTCAGGCAGGTCGATGGAATTGTTAGAAGATTTTGGTCCAGTGTTTATCGAACGGGGAAAGTACCGATGAACAAGTTGTTTGTAGAAATGCTGGAAGCCGCTTATTATCGATGA
- the ERR gene encoding estrogen-related receptor isoform X3, giving the protein MEAWMYDVVCMMSGAGIENMIGNNRTMANIKQEVENPTTPTQNYQVCSPTTTLQHQEVICGKMEVPADYGGGGGSPGSPEMHHCSSTTQPLGTPEEGVKEEDMIPRRLCLVCGDVASGFHYGVASCEACKAFFKRTIQASNFTGNIEYTCPANGECEINKRRRKACQACRFQKCLRQGMLKEGVRLDRVRGGRQKYRRSTDPYTPVKTAPLEANVGTGASNEIINNKMLEALAACEPDMLQVSNLSHTLDTDQRVLGQLSDLYDRELVGIIGWAKQIPGFSGLALNDQMRLLQSTWAEILTFSLAWRSMPNNGRLRFAQDFTLDERLARECHCTELYTHCIQIVERLQRLGLTREEYYMLKALILANSDARSDEPQALYRFRDTILNSLSDCVAAIRPGQALRATQNMFLVLPSLRQVDGIVRRFWSSVYRTGKVPMNKLFVEMLEAAYYR; this is encoded by the exons ATGGAAGCCTGGATGTACGACGTG GTGTGTATGATGTCCGGCGCCGGCATAGAAAATATGATTGGAAATAATAGAACTATGGCAAATATCAAGCAAGAAGTCGAGAATCCTACGACGCCTACGCAAAACTATCAAGTCTGTTCACCGACCACCACCCTTCAACATCAAGAG GTGATTTGCGGTAAAATGGAGGTTCCAGCCGATTATGGCGGAGGTGGAGGTAGCCCTGGTAGTCCCGAAATGCATCACTGTTCGTCCACCACGCAACCCTTAGGGACACCGGAG GAAGGTGTCAAAGAAGAAGACATGATACCGAGAAGGTTGTGCCTTGTTTGCGGAGACGTCGCGAGTGGATTTCATTATGGGGTCGCGTCTTGCGAAGCGTGCAAGGCTTTTTTCAAAAGAACCATACAAG cgAGTAATTTCACAGGTAACATCGAGTATACGTGTCCAGCGAATGGCGAGTGCGAGATAAACAAACGGAGAAGGAAAGCGTGTCAGGCGTGTAGATTTCAAAAGTGCCTTCGACAAGGCATGTTGAAAGAAGGAGTTCGATTGGATCGCGTCCGAGGAGGTAGACAAAAATATAGAAGGTCCACCGATCCTTATACGCCGGTGAAGACAGCTCCGTTGGAAG CAAACGTAGGGACAGGAGCTTCTAACGAAATAATAA ATAACAAAATGCTGGAAGCACTGGCTGCCTGTGAGCCTGATATGTTGCAAGTGTCCAATCTCTCTCATACTCTCGATACGGATCAGAGAGTACTCGGTCAATTATCCGACTTGTACGATCGAGAATTGGTTGGAATAATCG GTTGGGCAAAACAAATCCCTGGATTCAGCGGTTTAGCGTTGAACGACCAGATGCGACTGTTGCAAAGTACGTGGGCTGAAATCTTGACGTTCAGTCTAGCGTGGAGAAGTATGCCCAATAATGGTAGATTAAGATTTGCCCAAGATTTTACCCTCGACGAGAGACTCGCGCGCGAATGCCATTGTACGGAGCTGTACACGCAT TGTATTCAAATCGTTGAAAGGCTTCAACGATTGGGCCTGACCAGGGAAGAATATTACATGCTGAAAGCGTTGATACTGGCGAATAGCGATGCAAGATCGGACGAGCCACAAGCGCTTTATCGTTTTCGTGATACTATTTTGAATTCTCTCTCGGATTGCGTGGCCGCAATAAGACCCGGACAAGCATTGCGCGCCACACAAAACATGTTCCTAGTGTTGCCCAGTCTCAGGCAGGTCGATGGAATTGTTAGAAGATTTTGGTCCAGTGTTTATCGAACGGGGAAAGTACCGATGAACAAGTTGTTTGTAGAAATGCTGGAAGCCGCTTATTATCGATGA
- the ERR gene encoding estrogen-related receptor isoform X6 → MMSGAGIENMIGNNRTMANIKQEVENPTTPTQNYQVCSPTTTLQHQEVICGKMEVPADYGGGGGSPGSPEMHHCSSTTQPLGTPEEGVKEEDMIPRRLCLVCGDVASGFHYGVASCEACKAFFKRTIQASNFTGNIEYTCPANGECEINKRRRKACQACRFQKCLRQGMLKEGVRLDRVRGGRQKYRRSTDPYTPVKTAPLEANVGTGASNEIINNKMLEALAACEPDMLQVSNLSHTLDTDQRVLGQLSDLYDRELVGIIGWAKQIPGFSGLALNDQMRLLQSTWAEILTFSLAWRSMPNNGRLRFAQDFTLDERLARECHCTELYTHCIQIVERLQRLGLTREEYYMLKALILANSDARSDEPQALYRFRDTILNSLSDCVAAIRPGQALRATQNMFLVLPSLRQVDGIVRRFWSSVYRTGKVPMNKLFVEMLEAAYYR, encoded by the exons ATGATGTCCGGCGCCGGCATAGAAAATATGATTGGAAATAATAGAACTATGGCAAATATCAAGCAAGAAGTCGAGAATCCTACGACGCCTACGCAAAACTATCAAGTCTGTTCACCGACCACCACCCTTCAACATCAAGAG GTGATTTGCGGTAAAATGGAGGTTCCAGCCGATTATGGCGGAGGTGGAGGTAGCCCTGGTAGTCCCGAAATGCATCACTGTTCGTCCACCACGCAACCCTTAGGGACACCGGAG GAAGGTGTCAAAGAAGAAGACATGATACCGAGAAGGTTGTGCCTTGTTTGCGGAGACGTCGCGAGTGGATTTCATTATGGGGTCGCGTCTTGCGAAGCGTGCAAGGCTTTTTTCAAAAGAACCATACAAG cgAGTAATTTCACAGGTAACATCGAGTATACGTGTCCAGCGAATGGCGAGTGCGAGATAAACAAACGGAGAAGGAAAGCGTGTCAGGCGTGTAGATTTCAAAAGTGCCTTCGACAAGGCATGTTGAAAGAAGGAGTTCGATTGGATCGCGTCCGAGGAGGTAGACAAAAATATAGAAGGTCCACCGATCCTTATACGCCGGTGAAGACAGCTCCGTTGGAAG CAAACGTAGGGACAGGAGCTTCTAACGAAATAATAA ATAACAAAATGCTGGAAGCACTGGCTGCCTGTGAGCCTGATATGTTGCAAGTGTCCAATCTCTCTCATACTCTCGATACGGATCAGAGAGTACTCGGTCAATTATCCGACTTGTACGATCGAGAATTGGTTGGAATAATCG GTTGGGCAAAACAAATCCCTGGATTCAGCGGTTTAGCGTTGAACGACCAGATGCGACTGTTGCAAAGTACGTGGGCTGAAATCTTGACGTTCAGTCTAGCGTGGAGAAGTATGCCCAATAATGGTAGATTAAGATTTGCCCAAGATTTTACCCTCGACGAGAGACTCGCGCGCGAATGCCATTGTACGGAGCTGTACACGCAT TGTATTCAAATCGTTGAAAGGCTTCAACGATTGGGCCTGACCAGGGAAGAATATTACATGCTGAAAGCGTTGATACTGGCGAATAGCGATGCAAGATCGGACGAGCCACAAGCGCTTTATCGTTTTCGTGATACTATTTTGAATTCTCTCTCGGATTGCGTGGCCGCAATAAGACCCGGACAAGCATTGCGCGCCACACAAAACATGTTCCTAGTGTTGCCCAGTCTCAGGCAGGTCGATGGAATTGTTAGAAGATTTTGGTCCAGTGTTTATCGAACGGGGAAAGTACCGATGAACAAGTTGTTTGTAGAAATGCTGGAAGCCGCTTATTATCGATGA